From Rhodovastum atsumiense, a single genomic window includes:
- a CDS encoding PAS domain-containing protein, whose amino-acid sequence MAAVPGDASLTHTPRTPGSAVFEWDTANEYGTGSPERDALYGCAPGAVATRAAVLAVVHPDDRALVRGFFAELDAARHGDILQCEYRAAAPQGGVRWLRNVCRVEVSAGRRHISGVLSDVTEGKRGDAVLALSERRYRLLAEYIGTVLWQATPDGFITHALGWTTLTGQQEGEYQGHGWIEAVHPDDRPVVAAAWRRSCAAGQPVDVEYRARSVATGEWVWLRARTVPVHDDQGRLIEWSGICENIDQRRRDAAALAAAKDRAEQQDRAKSKFLAAASHDLRQPIQSLYLLAAALEPHVRPEGAAARERLCHGLDVLSRVLNGMLDLSRLDLDLVVPRPRDFPIGELLEDVAAGYAQPAQAKGLALRVVACAPAMVRTDPDMLRRLLANLVENAVRYSERGEVTLGCAQAGGAVVVSVRDQGIGIPPGQLDLIWEEFRQLANPARERRVGMGLGLSIVRRLSALLDCPVGVDSTPGQGTAFTVTVPLAAAAAPPAVVPALPERPVQPPAAVRRARPPAILVVDDDPLVRESFELMVESWGSDWLVQVAGSVAEAMALRCPDAVVMDYRLGEETGDAAMARLRAHWRAPGLPGVLLTGDTDAGVAARARASAMRLLHKPVDTRRLRDVLAAMLAEA is encoded by the coding sequence ATGGCCGCTGTCCCCGGAGACGCATCGCTGACGCACACGCCGCGCACCCCGGGCAGCGCCGTCTTCGAATGGGACACGGCGAACGAATACGGCACCGGCTCGCCGGAGCGCGATGCCCTGTACGGCTGCGCGCCCGGGGCAGTGGCGACCCGTGCCGCGGTGCTCGCGGTGGTGCATCCCGACGATCGCGCGCTGGTGCGCGGGTTCTTCGCCGAACTGGACGCCGCCCGCCACGGCGACATCCTGCAATGCGAGTACCGCGCCGCCGCCCCGCAGGGCGGCGTGCGCTGGCTGCGCAATGTCTGCCGCGTCGAGGTCTCCGCCGGCCGGCGGCACATCAGCGGCGTGCTGTCCGATGTCACCGAAGGCAAGCGCGGCGATGCCGTGCTGGCGCTCAGCGAACGGCGCTACCGGCTGCTCGCGGAGTATATCGGCACGGTGCTGTGGCAGGCGACGCCGGACGGCTTCATCACCCATGCCCTGGGCTGGACCACCCTTACCGGCCAGCAGGAGGGCGAGTACCAGGGCCATGGCTGGATCGAGGCCGTGCATCCCGATGACCGCCCGGTGGTCGCGGCGGCGTGGCGCCGCTCCTGCGCGGCCGGGCAGCCGGTCGATGTCGAGTACCGGGCCCGCAGCGTCGCCACCGGGGAATGGGTGTGGCTGCGCGCGCGCACCGTGCCGGTGCACGACGACCAGGGCCGGCTGATCGAATGGTCGGGCATCTGCGAGAACATCGACCAGCGCCGGCGCGACGCCGCGGCGCTGGCGGCGGCGAAGGACCGCGCCGAGCAGCAGGACCGGGCGAAATCGAAATTCCTCGCCGCCGCCAGCCACGACCTGCGCCAGCCGATCCAGTCGCTGTACCTGCTGGCCGCGGCGCTGGAGCCGCATGTGCGGCCCGAAGGCGCCGCCGCGCGCGAACGCCTCTGCCACGGCCTGGACGTGTTGAGCCGCGTGCTCAACGGCATGCTCGACCTCTCGCGGCTTGATCTCGACCTGGTCGTGCCGCGGCCACGGGATTTCCCGATCGGCGAGCTGCTCGAGGACGTCGCCGCCGGCTACGCGCAGCCGGCGCAGGCGAAGGGGCTGGCGCTGCGCGTCGTTGCCTGCGCCCCGGCGATGGTGCGCACCGACCCGGACATGCTGCGCCGGCTGCTGGCCAACCTGGTCGAGAACGCGGTGCGCTACAGCGAGCGCGGCGAGGTCACGCTCGGCTGCGCCCAGGCCGGGGGCGCCGTCGTGGTCTCGGTGCGCGACCAGGGCATCGGCATCCCGCCCGGGCAGCTCGACCTGATCTGGGAGGAATTCCGCCAGCTCGCCAATCCCGCGCGCGAGCGCAGGGTCGGGATGGGGCTTGGACTGTCCATTGTGCGGCGCCTGTCCGCCCTGCTGGATTGCCCGGTCGGGGTGGACTCGACGCCGGGGCAGGGCACCGCCTTCACGGTCACGGTGCCGCTCGCCGCCGCTGCCGCCCCGCCGGCCGTGGTGCCGGCCTTGCCCGAGCGCCCGGTCCAGCCCCCGGCGGCAGTACGGCGCGCGCGGCCGCCGGCTATCCTGGTCGTCGACGACGACCCGCTGGTGCGGGAGTCGTTCGAACTGATGGTGGAAAGCTGGGGCAGCGACTGGCTCGTGCAGGTGGCCGGGTCGGTGGCGGAGGCCATGGCGCTGCGCTGCCCCGACGCGGTGGTGATGGATTACCGGCTGGGCGAGGAGACCGGCGACGCGGCCATGGCCCGGCTGCGCGCGCATTGGCGGGCGCCCGGCCTGCCCGGGGTCCTGCTGACCGGCGACACCGATGCCGGGGTCGCCGCGCGCGCCCGGGCGAGCGCCATGCGGCTGCTGCACAAGCCCGTGGATACGCGCCGGCTGCGGGACGTGCTGGCGGCGATGCTGGCCGAGGCATGA
- a CDS encoding nucleic acid/nucleotide deaminase domain-containing protein: MLRYIPWNEDNIYSKMAIDYRRMMLERGKKVAGKNVAVLHYTPLDGGDHLFLVTCSSQQGGFHSEKAVFDCLEERLREQGDEIAHLQGLYTERSPCGRGRGMKDCERYLLDRFRFPGDRVFNASGARLPVYYSFEYPSGGKSELDYIDYLCRKIGLDQVESEKNRNAKQRSYREMCQEYADLCRLDHRDITFRITRFEHDL, encoded by the coding sequence GTGCTGCGCTATATCCCGTGGAACGAAGACAACATCTATTCGAAGATGGCGATCGATTATCGAAGGATGATGCTGGAACGGGGAAAGAAAGTCGCGGGGAAGAATGTGGCTGTCCTGCACTACACCCCTCTGGATGGCGGGGATCACCTGTTCCTGGTGACGTGCAGCTCGCAGCAGGGGGGCTTTCATTCAGAGAAGGCCGTGTTCGATTGCCTTGAGGAGAGACTGCGTGAGCAGGGGGACGAAATCGCCCATCTGCAGGGTCTTTACACGGAAAGATCACCCTGCGGGCGCGGGCGCGGCATGAAGGACTGCGAGCGTTACCTGCTGGACAGGTTCCGTTTTCCGGGTGACAGGGTGTTCAATGCGTCGGGGGCTAGGCTTCCGGTGTATTACAGCTTCGAATACCCGTCGGGTGGGAAAAGCGAGCTGGATTATATTGATTACCTGTGCCGGAAGATCGGCCTGGATCAGGTCGAAAGCGAGAAAAACCGCAACGCAAAACAGCGGAGCTATCGGGAGATGTGCCAGGAATACGCCGATTTGTGCAGGCTGGACCATCGCGACATTACCTTCCGCATCACGCGGTTCGAACATGACCTGTGA
- a CDS encoding LuxR C-terminal-related transcriptional regulator, with the protein MTRVLIADDHPLFREAIRNVIACLLEGEGGGFTCLEATDAEGLARATEAAGDDLDLILLDLFMPGADGMAHLVALRRRVPQTPVVVISAREDGATVRQAITCGAAGFIPKSAPKEQIATALRVVFAGGIYLPPGLATDEPAVEPSGSELTPRQIAVLELIVQGKSNKQIAHELAISEMTVKAHVTAVLRKLGVFSRAQAIVRFRNLVS; encoded by the coding sequence ATGACCAGGGTCCTGATCGCCGATGACCATCCGCTGTTCCGCGAAGCGATCCGCAACGTCATCGCCTGCCTGCTGGAAGGCGAGGGGGGCGGCTTCACCTGCCTGGAGGCGACGGATGCCGAGGGCCTGGCGCGGGCCACCGAGGCCGCCGGGGATGACCTGGACCTGATCCTGCTTGACCTGTTCATGCCCGGCGCGGACGGGATGGCGCATCTGGTGGCGTTGCGCCGGCGGGTGCCGCAGACGCCGGTGGTGGTGATCTCGGCGCGCGAGGACGGCGCCACGGTGCGGCAGGCGATCACCTGCGGCGCCGCCGGCTTCATCCCGAAATCCGCGCCGAAGGAGCAGATCGCCACCGCGCTGCGCGTGGTCTTCGCCGGCGGCATCTACCTGCCGCCGGGCCTGGCCACCGACGAGCCCGCCGTCGAGCCGTCCGGGAGCGAACTGACGCCGCGCCAGATCGCGGTGCTGGAACTGATCGTGCAGGGCAAGTCCAACAAGCAGATCGCGCATGAGCTGGCGATCAGCGAGATGACGGTGAAGGCGCATGTGACCGCGGTGCTGCGCAAGCTCGGCGTGTTCAGCCGCGCCCAGGCGATCGTGCGGTTCCGCAACCTGGTTTCGTGA
- a CDS encoding ATP-binding response regulator, which yields MPGTVTGPLDIAQRLAALEAENHKLRRINQVLMDRVERDMDAPPGNAFSLFQAATALESRVGQRTAELSALTQTLLHEIAERHAMEAALRKAKAEAEQANLGKTRFLAAASHDLHQPLNAARLFLGALAEQVSAGQPAWLVERSVAALDAVDDLLSTLLDIARLDGGAWPVEPASFPVAPLLARLAQEYRPQAQQAGLRLRLVQGSAVLHTDRRLLERVLRNLIGNAIRYTGRGSVLIGCRRRGACASLEVIDTGIGIPEADQQLIFEEFRRLDGAPRPAERGFGLGLAIVERIARLLGLGIEVSSRPGHGSRFAVRVPLGDAAAVPREAPPPPMVATGFPGRLAVVVENDEGVRQAMTALLRGWGCIVVTAASAEAAIGRLEELDQGPDVILADYHLDGGGLGTEAIATLRRRYGDGVPALVVSGDRGEAMRADVRDLGLGFLAKPVAPARLRAMLAHLLPP from the coding sequence ATGCCAGGGACCGTGACCGGCCCCCTCGATATCGCGCAGCGCCTGGCCGCGCTGGAGGCCGAGAACCACAAGCTGCGTCGCATCAACCAGGTGCTGATGGACCGGGTCGAGCGCGACATGGACGCACCGCCCGGCAACGCCTTCTCGCTGTTCCAGGCCGCGACCGCGCTGGAAAGCCGCGTGGGCCAGCGCACCGCGGAGCTGTCGGCGCTGACGCAGACGCTGCTGCACGAGATCGCCGAGCGCCACGCCATGGAAGCGGCGCTGCGCAAGGCCAAGGCGGAAGCCGAGCAGGCCAATCTCGGCAAGACGCGTTTCCTCGCCGCGGCCAGCCACGACCTGCACCAGCCGCTGAATGCGGCGCGGCTGTTCCTCGGCGCGCTCGCCGAGCAGGTGTCGGCGGGGCAGCCCGCCTGGCTGGTCGAGCGCAGCGTCGCGGCGCTGGATGCGGTGGACGACCTGCTCTCGACGCTGCTCGACATCGCACGCCTCGATGGCGGGGCGTGGCCGGTGGAGCCGGCGTCCTTCCCGGTGGCGCCGCTGCTGGCGCGGCTGGCGCAGGAATACCGCCCGCAGGCGCAGCAGGCCGGGCTGCGCCTGCGGCTGGTGCAGGGCTCCGCCGTGCTGCACACCGATCGCCGCCTGCTGGAGCGGGTGTTGCGCAACCTGATCGGCAACGCCATCCGCTACACCGGCCGGGGCAGCGTACTGATCGGCTGCCGTCGCCGCGGCGCCTGCGCCAGCCTGGAGGTGATCGACACCGGCATCGGCATCCCCGAAGCGGACCAGCAGCTCATCTTCGAGGAATTCCGTCGTCTTGATGGCGCGCCCCGCCCGGCCGAGCGCGGCTTCGGCCTGGGGCTGGCCATCGTCGAGCGCATCGCGCGGCTGCTCGGCCTTGGCATCGAGGTCAGTTCCCGTCCGGGCCATGGCTCGCGCTTCGCCGTGCGGGTGCCGCTGGGCGATGCGGCGGCGGTGCCGCGGGAGGCGCCGCCGCCGCCCATGGTGGCCACGGGCTTTCCCGGCCGGCTGGCCGTGGTGGTCGAGAACGACGAGGGGGTGCGCCAGGCCATGACCGCGCTGCTGCGGGGCTGGGGCTGCATCGTGGTGACCGCGGCCTCGGCGGAGGCGGCGATCGGCCGGCTGGAGGAACTGGACCAGGGGCCGGATGTGATCCTGGCCGATTACCACCTCGATGGCGGTGGCCTCGGCACCGAGGCGATCGCGACGCTGCGGCGGCGCTATGGGGATGGGGTGCCGGCGCTGGTCGTCTCCGGCGACCGCGGCGAGGCGATGCGGGCGGATGTGCGCGACCTGGGCCTGGGGTTCCTCGCCAAGCCGGTGGCGCCGGCCCGGCTGCGGGCGATGCTGGCGCATCTGCTGCCGCCGTAA
- a CDS encoding C2 family cysteine protease — MSYALYLQEPGDANAISLGDIHQGGIGDCFLLAAIGELALLHPDQIRNMIQVNGDGTETVTLYVDENGGMPTATTTSLVPRSVIVNNNLFAANGVNHGPAQCVVNNQKEIWVQVLETAYASLYGAGNVASGYDVLNRGGRPEIAMKVLTGCSADLISPANVTLQLLLDDQAAGDLIVMGTPASGNLPFNLVNSHAYMFDSVTMVNGTAMVKLDNPWGPGNTPPALIPLSQLPGCISGISIGRSPVPDLVADTLRLGSTSVTAGASTTLSYHLGNLGTGSAAAATSKIYLSTNSTISASDTLIATVNEPLLLSYYYMPDSITITLPGNLAAGTYWIGVIADANNQVRESNEGNNISLAVRITVPGASGAWDDVLASPPGSPDAAGAPAPIGFVTPALDFGLPLPSVCTEAATPASPMASGGADALWIGCGGGHPPVIGAAGDWRAFQCNAPGASEGTAVSL; from the coding sequence TTGTCGTACGCGCTCTACCTGCAGGAGCCGGGCGATGCCAACGCGATCAGCCTCGGTGATATCCACCAGGGTGGGATCGGCGACTGCTTCCTGCTTGCGGCCATCGGCGAACTGGCGCTGCTGCATCCCGACCAGATCAGGAACATGATCCAGGTCAACGGCGACGGCACCGAAACGGTGACGCTCTACGTTGATGAAAATGGTGGGATGCCCACCGCCACAACAACCAGTCTTGTGCCAAGATCGGTAATCGTCAACAATAATTTGTTTGCCGCGAACGGCGTCAATCACGGCCCTGCGCAATGCGTCGTCAATAATCAAAAAGAAATTTGGGTGCAGGTACTGGAAACCGCCTACGCGTCGCTGTACGGCGCCGGCAATGTCGCCAGCGGCTACGATGTCCTCAACCGGGGTGGCCGCCCGGAGATCGCCATGAAGGTGTTGACCGGCTGCAGTGCGGACCTCATTTCGCCGGCAAACGTGACCCTGCAACTGCTGCTGGATGATCAGGCCGCCGGCGACCTGATCGTCATGGGCACGCCCGCTTCCGGCAACCTGCCGTTCAATCTTGTGAACAGCCATGCCTACATGTTCGACAGTGTCACCATGGTGAATGGCACCGCCATGGTGAAGCTGGACAATCCCTGGGGACCCGGCAACACCCCGCCGGCATTGATCCCCCTCTCGCAACTCCCGGGCTGCATATCGGGGATCTCCATCGGGCGGTCCCCTGTGCCGGATCTCGTGGCGGATACGCTCCGTCTGGGCAGCACGTCGGTGACGGCAGGCGCGAGCACCACCCTGTCCTACCACCTCGGCAATCTGGGCACCGGCAGCGCGGCGGCAGCCACCTCGAAGATCTACCTGTCCACCAACAGCACGATCTCGGCCTCCGACACCCTGATCGCGACGGTGAACGAGCCGTTATTGCTGAGCTACTACTACATGCCGGACAGCATCACCATCACCTTGCCGGGCAACCTGGCGGCGGGGACCTATTGGATCGGCGTGATCGCGGACGCCAACAATCAGGTGAGGGAAAGCAACGAAGGCAACAACATCTCGCTCGCCGTCAGGATCACGGTGCCGGGCGCGTCCGGTGCCTGGGATGATGTCCTGGCTTCCCCGCCCGGATCGCCCGATGCCGCCGGCGCGCCGGCCCCGATCGGTTTCGTCACGCCCGCCCTCGACTTTGGACTGCCCTTGCCGTCCGTCTGCACGGAGGCCGCGACCCCGGCCAGCCCGATGGCAAGCGGCGGGGCGGATGCGCTGTGGATCGGCTGCGGCGGCGGCCATCCGCCCGTGATCGGGGCGGCCGGGGACTGGCGCGCCTTTCAGTGCAATGCGCCGGGGGCAAGCGAGGGCACCGCGGTGTCGTTGTAA
- a CDS encoding FIST N-terminal domain-containing protein, with translation MPGAPNGIRRGHSLASAPAEAAAELHAALAQPETGLAVFFCSPDYDLDALAREIDARFQGIDIIGCTTAGEITPVGYVEGGITGFSLAASECRAVSERIDALSRFQPGQGHAAAQTLLRRLAGSAAGAQMPHGFAMLLIDGMSASEELVLSSIQGGLSAMPIFGASAGDGLRLRHTHVYHRGRFHEDAALLTLARLRRPIRLFRAQHFTATPVRLVVTGADPARRLVTEINAEPAAREYARLIGLPPDELTPAVFAEHPLMVRAGGDFYIRSIRRANPDGSLAFFCAIDEGVVLRLATQEDALTQLRALFETIHAEIGPPELVIGFDCVLRTLQAEKRQLRQEMGKLFARNNVIGFSSYGEQFAAMHVNQTFTGLALGPAP, from the coding sequence ATGCCCGGCGCACCCAACGGCATCCGGCGAGGCCATTCGCTTGCATCCGCCCCGGCCGAGGCGGCGGCCGAACTGCACGCGGCGCTGGCGCAGCCCGAGACCGGGCTCGCCGTGTTCTTCTGCTCGCCCGACTACGACCTCGACGCGCTGGCGCGCGAGATCGACGCCCGCTTCCAGGGCATCGACATCATCGGTTGCACCACCGCGGGGGAAATCACCCCGGTCGGCTATGTCGAAGGCGGCATCACCGGGTTCAGCCTCGCCGCCAGCGAATGCCGCGCCGTCAGCGAGCGCATCGACGCACTCTCGCGCTTCCAGCCCGGCCAGGGCCACGCGGCGGCGCAGACCCTGCTGCGGCGCCTCGCCGGCAGCGCCGCCGGGGCGCAGATGCCGCACGGCTTCGCCATGCTGCTGATCGACGGCATGTCGGCCAGCGAGGAACTGGTGCTCAGCTCGATCCAGGGCGGGCTGTCGGCCATGCCGATCTTCGGCGCCTCGGCCGGCGACGGGCTGCGGCTGCGCCACACCCATGTCTACCATCGCGGCCGCTTCCACGAGGATGCGGCGCTGCTGACGCTCGCGCGGCTGCGCCGGCCGATCCGGCTGTTCCGCGCCCAGCATTTCACCGCGACCCCGGTGCGGCTGGTGGTCACCGGCGCCGATCCGGCGCGCCGCCTGGTCACGGAAATCAACGCCGAGCCCGCCGCCCGCGAATACGCGCGCCTGATCGGCCTGCCGCCCGACGAGCTGACCCCGGCGGTGTTCGCCGAGCATCCGCTGATGGTGCGGGCGGGCGGGGATTTCTACATCCGCTCGATCCGGCGCGCGAACCCCGATGGCAGCCTGGCCTTCTTCTGCGCCATCGACGAAGGCGTGGTGCTGCGCCTCGCCACGCAGGAAGACGCGCTGACGCAGTTGCGCGCGCTGTTCGAGACGATCCATGCCGAGATCGGCCCGCCGGAGCTGGTGATCGGCTTCGACTGCGTCCTGCGCACGCTGCAGGCGGAAAAGCGGCAACTGCGCCAGGAAATGGGAAAGCTGTTTGCCCGCAACAACGTGATCGGCTTCAGCTCCTATGGCGAGCAGTTCGCCGCCATGCATGTCAACCAGACCTTCACCGGCCTCGCGCTGGGGCCTGCCCCGTAG
- a CDS encoding ELWxxDGT repeat protein: protein MVKDINPGGHDSVSDEIVALGNGTAVFAAWDFSRGIELWAMNGTASGTTAVKRINPDMGAELPRLESTGDGRALFWGKDSPAQHWYEHRIVQPWITDGTSAGTHVIKENAPELKYPFNPKAEGSGENGRAVFVADDGTHGYEPWVSDGTSAGTHMVVDLRPGTAGSEPMGFVSNGSGKTMFSADDGVHGRGAWVTDGTAAGTCMLKDMSSGENVHALGWDFDSVAIGGGLVLFNAADPAGHRSPWITDGTSVGTHLLRHFVPGSDGAESGNYAAAPSPAPGASH from the coding sequence ATGGTCAAGGACATCAATCCCGGCGGACATGACAGCGTTTCCGACGAGATCGTCGCTCTCGGCAACGGAACCGCGGTGTTCGCGGCCTGGGACTTCAGCCGGGGCATCGAACTCTGGGCGATGAACGGAACCGCCTCCGGCACCACAGCGGTGAAGCGCATCAATCCCGACATGGGTGCGGAATTGCCGCGGCTTGAGTCGACCGGTGACGGTCGTGCCCTGTTCTGGGGTAAGGACAGCCCAGCGCAGCACTGGTACGAACACCGGATCGTCCAGCCCTGGATCACCGACGGCACGTCCGCGGGCACGCACGTGATCAAGGAGAACGCCCCCGAGTTGAAATATCCCTTTAATCCCAAGGCTGAGGGAAGCGGTGAGAACGGTCGGGCCGTGTTCGTCGCCGATGACGGAACCCATGGCTACGAGCCCTGGGTGAGCGACGGCACCTCCGCGGGAACCCACATGGTGGTGGACCTCCGGCCGGGGACCGCCGGCAGCGAGCCGATGGGATTCGTGTCCAACGGCTCTGGCAAGACGATGTTCTCGGCCGATGACGGCGTGCATGGCCGGGGGGCCTGGGTCACCGATGGCACGGCCGCCGGGACCTGCATGCTGAAGGACATGAGCTCCGGCGAGAACGTCCACGCACTCGGATGGGATTTCGACTCGGTTGCGATCGGGGGCGGCCTGGTGTTGTTCAACGCGGCAGACCCGGCGGGGCACAGGTCACCCTGGATTACCGACGGCACGTCCGTGGGCACGCACCTGCTCAGGCACTTCGTGCCTGGATCCGACGGCGCGGAGTCCGGCAATTACGCCGCGGCGCCCTCGCCGGCCCCTGGCGCATCGCACTGA
- a CDS encoding iron transporter: MRFFLQMMRSLFICCLIVLAASQGNATQMKLNDGHTVKRNGMVIAADYIQPVTLDRGAASSETADIYFQLYINAMANNPLGFFRQSWIPYLGVTYKLSRPDSNWQAVGRLEPAIANYGPHYGANVKLNGVGTYQVVVRVTPPEEGVYRHISRETGVTWWEPFEISWTFTYLGIGKRGAIGGSGGY, encoded by the coding sequence ATGAGATTTTTTCTTCAGATGATGCGATCTTTATTTATATGCTGTCTGATCGTGTTGGCGGCCAGCCAAGGCAATGCGACCCAAATGAAGCTTAACGATGGTCACACCGTCAAGCGAAACGGCATGGTTATTGCTGCAGATTATATTCAGCCGGTCACCCTCGACAGAGGAGCGGCAAGCAGCGAAACCGCTGATATCTATTTCCAGCTATACATCAATGCGATGGCAAACAATCCCTTGGGATTTTTCCGGCAATCCTGGATTCCCTATTTAGGAGTTACGTATAAGCTTTCCAGGCCGGACTCCAATTGGCAGGCCGTTGGCCGCCTGGAACCGGCCATCGCCAATTACGGACCGCATTACGGCGCCAACGTGAAACTCAACGGCGTCGGGACGTACCAGGTTGTTGTTCGGGTCACACCTCCGGAAGAAGGCGTGTACCGGCATATCAGTCGTGAAACCGGCGTGACCTGGTGGGAGCCTTTCGAGATCTCCTGGACCTTTACATACCTGGGGATTGGCAAGCGGGGGGCCATCGGGGGGTCGGGTGGATATTAG
- a CDS encoding 4Fe-4S binding protein translates to MLDARRGLADRLERFLAHHHDKFLISQFIFLIVFVSIIFVPPFLGEPALEDTRYTHWGLFANYLLWSLWFPLVLISVVFTGRSWCGIFCPMGASSEWASRYGLHRPIPSWMRWEGTPHVSFLIITILGQTTGVREHPESVMLLFGGMFACAVLFGVLFAQGKRAWCRHTCPVGLLLGLFSRLGVVQFWPKRRAPGENRYAERGMCPTMIDINRKDESRHCIECFKCVHPESGGGQKMSFRRPGMEIEQIRHYNPNVMEVAFFFIGIGTALGGFLWLVLESYQEMRQNLGVWALSHGHSWIGGTGPSWLMSVHPERGEVFNWLDFILISGYMLVWAGGTAVVLGLATLASAYLAGSKAATGTLYQRFLELGYQYAPVCLVSLIIGLGYNLFLPLGYFGDSAPDIAKEVLLAMGLLWSVHLGNRILAEQNVRGFRRVMALLPGIAGSAATGFAWWIAIFGPPGAG, encoded by the coding sequence ATGTTGGACGCCAGACGCGGCCTTGCCGACAGGTTGGAGCGGTTTCTCGCCCACCATCACGACAAGTTCCTCATATCCCAATTCATCTTTCTGATCGTCTTTGTTTCGATCATTTTCGTGCCGCCGTTCCTGGGGGAGCCGGCGCTGGAGGACACGCGCTACACCCATTGGGGGTTGTTCGCGAACTACCTGCTATGGAGCTTGTGGTTTCCACTGGTGCTGATTTCGGTGGTGTTCACTGGCCGAAGCTGGTGCGGCATCTTCTGTCCGATGGGGGCGTCCTCGGAATGGGCCAGCCGCTACGGCCTGCACCGCCCGATCCCAAGCTGGATGCGCTGGGAAGGCACGCCGCATGTCAGCTTCCTGATCATCACCATTCTGGGCCAGACGACCGGCGTACGCGAGCATCCGGAAAGCGTGATGCTGCTGTTCGGTGGCATGTTTGCCTGCGCGGTGCTGTTCGGCGTGCTGTTCGCGCAGGGCAAGCGTGCCTGGTGCCGTCATACCTGTCCGGTCGGTTTGCTCCTGGGGCTGTTCTCGCGGCTGGGTGTTGTCCAGTTCTGGCCGAAGCGCCGTGCCCCTGGCGAGAATCGTTATGCTGAACGCGGCATGTGCCCGACAATGATCGACATTAATCGGAAGGATGAATCACGCCACTGCATCGAGTGCTTCAAGTGCGTGCATCCGGAGAGCGGCGGCGGGCAAAAGATGAGCTTCCGTCGCCCCGGCATGGAAATCGAGCAGATTCGCCACTACAACCCAAATGTCATGGAGGTGGCGTTCTTCTTCATCGGCATCGGCACGGCACTCGGTGGATTTCTGTGGCTGGTCCTGGAATCTTATCAGGAGATGCGCCAGAACCTGGGCGTCTGGGCGCTGTCGCATGGCCATTCCTGGATTGGCGGGACGGGTCCATCCTGGCTGATGAGCGTGCATCCGGAACGTGGCGAGGTCTTCAACTGGCTCGATTTCATCCTGATCAGCGGCTACATGCTGGTCTGGGCGGGGGGCACAGCCGTCGTGTTGGGGCTGGCAACACTGGCGTCCGCTTATCTGGCCGGCAGCAAGGCAGCGACCGGCACGCTGTATCAGCGCTTCCTTGAACTTGGCTATCAGTACGCGCCGGTTTGCCTGGTTTCCCTGATCATCGGCCTCGGCTACAACCTGTTCCTGCCCCTTGGATATTTTGGAGACTCCGCGCCAGACATTGCCAAGGAAGTGCTGTTGGCAATGGGGCTGCTCTGGAGCGTCCATCTCGGCAACCGCATTCTGGCCGAGCAGAACGTGAGGGGGTTCCGCCGGGTGATGGCGCTGCTTCCCGGCATTGCAGGCAGTGCCGCAACCGGCTTCGCCTGGTGGATCGCGATTTTTGGCCCCCCTGGAGCAGGCTGA
- a CDS encoding lytic transglycosylase domain-containing protein: MSIPYLACMLTVSTAFGLPPRVLPAIQAVEGGKPGMESVNKNDSKDLGVMQINTLWVPVFSAKIGMKPEEIYKNLVEKPCFNIAIAGAIMKIYIDEAKGDIIKAIGYYHSHTPALSAQYQLRVARAAARLFAAIAPASSPSPSPSPSPSPSPSSSPAMVAAR, encoded by the coding sequence ATGTCGATTCCCTACCTCGCCTGCATGTTGACGGTTTCGACCGCCTTCGGCCTGCCACCGCGCGTGCTGCCCGCGATCCAGGCCGTTGAAGGTGGAAAGCCCGGGATGGAAAGCGTCAACAAAAACGACAGCAAAGATCTCGGCGTGATGCAGATAAATACATTATGGGTGCCAGTGTTTTCTGCGAAAATTGGCATGAAACCCGAGGAAATTTATAAAAACCTTGTTGAAAAGCCATGTTTCAACATTGCAATCGCGGGAGCAATAATGAAAATATACATTGATGAAGCCAAAGGCGATATTATTAAAGCAATTGGATATTATCATTCTCATACGCCGGCGCTGAGCGCGCAATATCAACTCCGGGTGGCCAGGGCGGCGGCCCGGCTGTTTGCCGCGATCGCCCCGGCGTCATCTCCTTCCCCTTCCCCTTCCCCTTCCCCTTCCCCTTCCCCGTCATCGTCCCCGGCCATGGTGGCGGCACGCTGA